The following are from one region of the Candidatus Shapirobacteria bacterium genome:
- a CDS encoding response regulator transcription factor: MRILVVEDEHRIANSIKKGLEQEKYVVDVSYDGEEGFDLASSESYDLLILDLMLPKMDGLQICKKIRLGGNHVPILILTAKSQIEDKVGGLNSGADDYLTKPFAFEELLARIRALTRRPKNIMDPTLKVDDLVLNTINFEVKRNGRLIKLSSKEYTLLEVLMRHPRQILTKEQIISHVWDYEADVLPNTVEVYIRNLRNKIDKPFSTSLIQTIRGFGYKIGKNV, translated from the coding sequence ATGAGAATTTTAGTAGTCGAAGACGAGCACCGGATAGCCAACTCAATTAAAAAAGGTTTGGAACAGGAAAAATATGTCGTCGATGTTAGCTATGACGGTGAAGAAGGTTTTGACCTTGCCTCCTCCGAAAGTTATGACCTACTAATTCTTGATTTGATGCTTCCAAAAATGGACGGCTTGCAGATTTGCAAAAAGATAAGACTTGGCGGTAACCATGTCCCGATTTTAATTCTCACTGCCAAAAGCCAGATCGAAGATAAAGTGGGTGGGCTAAATAGCGGCGCCGATGATTATCTGACAAAACCCTTTGCTTTCGAAGAATTACTAGCCAGAATTAGAGCCCTGACAAGACGCCCGAAAAATATAATGGACCCTACCCTGAAAGTAGATGATTTGGTCTTAAACACGATAAACTTCGAAGTAAAAAGGAATGGAAGATTAATAAAATTATCAAGCAAAGAATACACTCTTTTGGAGGTGTTAATGAGACATCCCCGTCAGATTCTAACCAAGGAACAAATTATCAGTCACGTTTGGGATTATGAAGCCGATGTCCTGCCAAACACCGTCGAAGTCTATATCAGAAACCTACGAAACAAAATTGATAAGCCGTTTTCTACCTCACTTATTCAAACGATTAGAGGTTTTGGTTACAAAATAGGGAAAAATGTTTAA
- a CDS encoding DNA alkylation repair protein → MKNTTSIYQEINNKLDSLGNKGTPKDRAWVQKYLGSDKTTLCVKTGDIKKIAKDISKKYDFDKNSLVNLLDLIYSKATTFEEMAVAASLLGALPKIKSRLDPESLDNWLLFTVGWAETDVLCQSNFTADDLLNNWHRWQKFLRYLAKSDNIHKRRASMVLLCKSLRQSDDPRLMNFAFEQIEKLKHEKEILITKAVSWLLRSLVKFHPRELSEYLNNHQTTLPKIAYREANSKLLTGKKYVNKSKKFN, encoded by the coding sequence ATGAAAAATACCACCTCAATTTATCAGGAAATAAATAATAAACTGGATAGCCTCGGTAACAAAGGCACCCCGAAAGACCGAGCCTGGGTGCAAAAATATCTTGGTTCTGACAAGACCACTCTGTGCGTCAAAACCGGTGATATCAAAAAAATTGCCAAGGATATTTCCAAAAAATATGACTTTGACAAAAATTCGCTCGTAAATCTTCTGGACTTAATTTATTCAAAAGCTACCACCTTTGAAGAAATGGCAGTTGCCGCAAGTTTGTTGGGTGCTCTTCCAAAAATTAAATCCCGTCTCGACCCCGAAAGCCTCGATAATTGGCTTTTATTTACCGTTGGTTGGGCCGAAACAGATGTTCTATGTCAGTCAAACTTTACTGCCGATGATCTTTTAAACAATTGGCATAGGTGGCAAAAATTTTTAAGATATTTGGCAAAATCCGATAATATCCACAAAAGACGGGCTTCAATGGTCCTTCTTTGCAAATCGCTGCGCCAATCGGACGATCCAAGATTGATGAATTTTGCATTCGAACAAATCGAGAAACTAAAACATGAAAAAGAGATTCTTATCACCAAAGCCGTTTCCTGGTTGCTTCGTTCTCTGGTTAAATTCCACCCCCGCGAATTGTCTGAGTATTTAAATAACCATCAAACCACTTTGCCAAAAATCGCCTACCGTGAAGCCAACAGCAAACTACTGACAGGCAAAAAATATGTCAACAAATCCAAAAAATTTAATTAA
- a CDS encoding GIY-YIG nuclease family protein, with protein sequence MYYLYILKCADKTLYTGITTNLDRRLKEHNSSALGSKYTRTRRPVVLIYSQKFPDRSSATIEESRIKKLSRREKLIFSQISASGV encoded by the coding sequence ATGTACTATCTTTACATCTTAAAATGCGCGGACAAAACCCTGTATACCGGCATCACCACCAATCTGGATCGAAGGCTCAAAGAACACAACTCATCTGCCCTGGGCTCAAAATATACTCGTACTCGGCGGCCGGTTGTCCTCATCTATTCACAAAAATTCCCCGACCGTTCCTCTGCCACAATTGAGGAATCGCGGATAAAAAAATTATCGAGACGGGAAAAACTAATCTTCAGCCAAATTTCAGCTTCGGGGGTATAA
- a CDS encoding HAMP domain-containing sensor histidine kinase, with amino-acid sequence MFKAARLKLTLWYLLIIMFISIAFSGVIYRLVSIEIERFARSPRFRLDNMMIYESMIDEAQGRVALSLIELNGVILVVSGTLGYVLAGITLAPIQKMVEEQKRFVGDASHELRTPLTALKSMLEVGLRDKKMTLKDARKLIREGIEEGDKLTNLSDSLLELARLESNGNKIDSVKLKVSEIVEEAIKKISPQAKKKNIKIVKLTNHVQIKGNKEKITELLLILLDNAVKYSPDNTKITIQAKQIKNYVVIKVIDRGIGISTTDLPHIFERFYRSDSARSKTGEGGYGLGLAIAKKIVDQHSGSIAVISSVGHGTEFKITLPLFS; translated from the coding sequence ATGTTTAAAGCCGCCAGACTCAAGCTAACTTTGTGGTATTTGCTAATCATTATGTTTATAAGTATCGCTTTTAGTGGTGTCATTTATCGCCTAGTCAGTATCGAAATCGAAAGGTTTGCCAGATCACCCCGCTTTCGGCTAGATAATATGATGATCTACGAATCAATGATCGATGAAGCCCAAGGTAGAGTGGCTTTATCCCTGATAGAACTAAATGGGGTGATCCTGGTTGTTTCCGGCACCCTCGGTTACGTTTTAGCCGGTATTACCCTGGCCCCGATTCAAAAAATGGTCGAGGAGCAAAAAAGATTCGTCGGCGATGCCTCTCATGAACTCAGGACTCCTCTGACCGCCCTTAAGTCCATGTTGGAAGTCGGCCTAAGGGACAAGAAGATGACTCTAAAAGACGCCAGAAAGCTAATCAGAGAAGGCATAGAAGAGGGTGACAAGCTGACAAATCTTTCCGACTCGTTACTGGAACTGGCCAGGCTTGAAAGTAATGGTAACAAAATAGATTCCGTAAAATTAAAAGTCTCTGAAATCGTAGAAGAAGCCATAAAAAAAATCTCCCCCCAGGCCAAAAAGAAAAATATAAAAATCGTCAAACTGACAAACCATGTCCAAATTAAAGGCAATAAGGAAAAAATAACTGAACTCCTCTTGATACTGTTGGATAATGCCGTCAAGTACAGCCCTGACAATACGAAAATTACCATTCAAGCCAAACAGATCAAAAATTATGTAGTCATCAAAGTAATTGATCGCGGGATTGGTATAAGTACCACAGATTTACCCCACATCTTCGAAAGATTTTATAGATCAGATTCGGCCAGAAGCAAGACGGGCGAAGGTGGTTACGGGTTAGGTTTGGCTATTGCCAAAAAGATAGTCGACCAACATTCTGGTAGTATAGCCGTGATAAGCTCCGTCGGCCATGGCACTGAGTTCAAAATCACCTTACCACTTTTCAGCTAA
- a CDS encoding efflux RND transporter periplasmic adaptor subunit yields the protein MKMNIKIKIILITALIITASLFAYNKFKSGQIAKPQYQTAKVERGSLIVSLATSGQVAATNSRTVTTTASGVVKKIFVKEGQTVKTGTPILEIDLDLNGRQKLQAAYSSYQSAQNSLKSAQDKIWSLESDLVGAKNVFENQWANQSPDDPTYIQKHNAYLTAQASYDNLKNTIKQSQASLESSRLSYQLAGATVYAPISGTVSAISLTPGMILNPTSDSGNSSNIENKIAIVKTNATPAITVSLTEIDVPKAKVGNKATITIDALPDKTFTGKIIAIDTAGIVSSGVVSYPTTIQLDSEAPGVLSNMSASANIITNFKDDVLIVPNSAVQGSGGDTAVRVMVGGEVQNKTIEIGIQSESQTEIIAGLNEGEDVVTSVTNSTTNTTTSTTTSPFGNIRGAGGGMIMRRD from the coding sequence ATGAAAATGAACATAAAAATTAAGATTATACTAATAACTGCACTAATCATTACTGCTAGCCTTTTTGCATATAATAAATTCAAATCCGGTCAAATAGCCAAGCCCCAATATCAAACCGCCAAAGTTGAAAGAGGTTCCCTCATCGTATCCCTTGCCACTTCAGGCCAAGTTGCCGCTACCAACAGCCGAACCGTTACCACCACCGCCTCGGGTGTGGTAAAAAAGATATTTGTAAAAGAAGGGCAAACTGTCAAAACCGGTACTCCGATTCTGGAAATTGATCTTGATCTAAATGGCCGGCAAAAACTACAAGCCGCCTACTCCTCTTATCAGTCTGCTCAAAACAGTCTCAAGTCAGCCCAGGATAAAATATGGAGTTTGGAAAGCGATCTTGTTGGCGCAAAAAATGTTTTTGAAAATCAGTGGGCAAACCAATCTCCCGACGACCCGACCTATATTCAAAAACACAATGCTTATCTGACTGCTCAGGCAAGTTACGACAATCTCAAAAATACTATCAAGCAATCCCAGGCTTCTCTCGAATCAAGCCGTCTCTCCTATCAGTTGGCCGGAGCCACTGTTTATGCTCCGATTTCCGGCACTGTTTCCGCTATTTCTCTGACGCCTGGAATGATTTTAAATCCGACCAGTGATTCCGGTAATAGCAGCAACATCGAAAATAAAATTGCTATTGTTAAGACAAATGCTACCCCCGCCATCACTGTTAGCCTTACCGAAATTGACGTCCCCAAAGCCAAAGTCGGCAATAAAGCCACAATTACCATCGACGCTTTGCCTGACAAAACTTTTACCGGCAAAATTATCGCCATCGATACTGCCGGAATCGTCAGTTCAGGAGTAGTAAGTTATCCGACCACCATCCAGCTTGACTCAGAAGCCCCCGGGGTTTTGTCAAACATGTCCGCCTCAGCTAATATTATTACTAATTTTAAAGATGATGTCCTTATTGTTCCAAACAGCGCGGTTCAGGGAAGTGGTGGTGACACCGCTGTTAGAGTTATGGTCGGTGGTGAAGTTCAAAATAAAACTATCGAAATTGGAATTCAATCCGAAAGCCAGACAGAAATAATCGCCGGTCTAAACGAAGGAGAGGATGTTGTAACCTCGGTCACAAATTCAACCACGAATACTACCACCTCAACCACCACCTCTCCGTTTGGCAATATTAGAGGCGCCGGCGGCGGAATGATAATGAGGCGGGATTAG